A genomic window from Passer domesticus isolate bPasDom1 chromosome Z, bPasDom1.hap1, whole genome shotgun sequence includes:
- the C9orf72 gene encoding guanine nucleotide exchange factor C9orf72 homolog isoform X2: protein MSALCPPPSPAVAKTEISLNGESPLLAATFAYWDNILGPRVRHIWAPKTEQVLLSDGEITFLANHTLNGEILRNAESGAIDVKFFVLAEKRVIIVSLIFDGNWNGDRSTYGLSIILPQSELGFYLPLHRVCVDRLTHIIRKGRIWMHKERQEYFQKIVLEGTERMEDQGQSIIPMLTGEVIPVMELLSSMKSHSVPEEIDISDTVLNDDDIGDSCHEGFLLNAISSHLQTCGCSVVVGSSAEKVNKVLQKHVVQGEPLQIYYRHR from the exons ATGTCAGCTCTTTGTCCACCACCATCTCCTGCAGTTGCTAAGACAGAGATCTCTTTGAATGGCGAGTCACCATTACTAGCTGCCACATTTGCTTACTGGGACAATATTCTTGGCCCCCGAGTGCGACACATTTGGGCTCCAAAGACAGAACAGGTACTTCTCAGTGACGGTGAAATAACTTTTCTTGCTAACCACACCCTGAATGGAGAAATACTTCGGAATGCAGAAAGTGGCGCAATAGATGTGAAGTTCTTTGTTTTGGCCGAAAAAAGAGTAATCATTGTGTCATTAATCTTTGATGGAAACTGGAACGGAGACAGAAGCACATATGGACTATCAATTATACTTCCGCAAAGTGAACTTGGTTTCTACCTGCCACTTCACAGAGTGTGCGTGGATAGGTTAACACATATTATAAGGAAAGGAAGGATATGGATGCATAAG GAGAGGCAAGAATATTTCCAGAAGATTGTCTTGGAAGGCACGGAAAGAATGGAGGATCAG GGTCAGAGCATCATTCCAATGCTGACAGGAGAAGTCATTCCTGTAATGGAACTTCTTTCATCTATGAAATCACACAGTGTTCCCGAAGAAATAGAT ATAAGTGACACAGTGCTAAATGATGATGACATTGGGGATAGTTGCCATGAAGGCTTTCTCCTCAA TGCAATTAGTTCACACCTGCAGACCTGTGGTTGTTCTGTAGTCGTAGGAAGCAGTGCAGAAAAAGTTAATAAG GTACTGCAGAAACATGTTGTGCAAGGAGAGCCTTTGCAAATATATTACAGACACAGATAA
- the C9orf72 gene encoding guanine nucleotide exchange factor C9orf72 homolog isoform X1 produces MSALCPPPSPAVAKTEISLNGESPLLAATFAYWDNILGPRVRHIWAPKTEQVLLSDGEITFLANHTLNGEILRNAESGAIDVKFFVLAEKRVIIVSLIFDGNWNGDRSTYGLSIILPQSELGFYLPLHRVCVDRLTHIIRKGRIWMHKERQEYFQKIVLEGTERMEDQGQSIIPMLTGEVIPVMELLSSMKSHSVPEEIDISDTVLNDDDIGDSCHEGFLLNAISSHLQTCGCSVVVGSSAEKVNKIVRTLCLFLTPSERKCSRLCRSESSFKYESGLFVQGLLKDATGSFVLPFRQVMYAPYPTTHIDVDVNTVKQMPPCHEHIYNQRRYMRSELTAFWRANSDEEMSQDHIIHTDESFTPDLNVFQDIVHRDTLVKAFLDQIFHLKPGLSLRSTFLAQFLLVLHRKALTLIKYIEDDTQKGKKPFKSLRSLKIDLDLTAEGDLNIIMALAEKIKPGLHSFIFGRPFYTSVQERDMLMTF; encoded by the exons ATGTCAGCTCTTTGTCCACCACCATCTCCTGCAGTTGCTAAGACAGAGATCTCTTTGAATGGCGAGTCACCATTACTAGCTGCCACATTTGCTTACTGGGACAATATTCTTGGCCCCCGAGTGCGACACATTTGGGCTCCAAAGACAGAACAGGTACTTCTCAGTGACGGTGAAATAACTTTTCTTGCTAACCACACCCTGAATGGAGAAATACTTCGGAATGCAGAAAGTGGCGCAATAGATGTGAAGTTCTTTGTTTTGGCCGAAAAAAGAGTAATCATTGTGTCATTAATCTTTGATGGAAACTGGAACGGAGACAGAAGCACATATGGACTATCAATTATACTTCCGCAAAGTGAACTTGGTTTCTACCTGCCACTTCACAGAGTGTGCGTGGATAGGTTAACACATATTATAAGGAAAGGAAGGATATGGATGCATAAG GAGAGGCAAGAATATTTCCAGAAGATTGTCTTGGAAGGCACGGAAAGAATGGAGGATCAG GGTCAGAGCATCATTCCAATGCTGACAGGAGAAGTCATTCCTGTAATGGAACTTCTTTCATCTATGAAATCACACAGTGTTCCCGAAGAAATAGAT ATAAGTGACACAGTGCTAAATGATGATGACATTGGGGATAGTTGCCATGAAGGCTTTCTCCTCAA TGCAATTAGTTCACACCTGCAGACCTGTGGTTGTTCTGTAGTCGTAGGAAGCAGTGCAGAAAAAGTTAATAAG ATTGTGAGAACGTTGTGCCTGTTTCTCACACCATCTGAGCGGAAGTGTTCCAGACTCTGTAGAAGTGAGTCCTCTTTCAAATACGAGTCAGGACTTTTTGTTCAAGGCTTACTCAAA GATGCAACAGGAAGCTTTGTGTTGCCCTTCCGTCAAGTAATGTATGCCCCATACCCTACTACACATATAGATGTTGATGTCAATACCGTGAAGCAGATGCCCCCTTGTCATGAACACATCTATAACCAACGACGATACATGAGATCTGAACTGACAGCATTTTGGAGAGCTAATTCAGATGAAGAAATGTCTCAAGATCATATTATCCACACAGATGAGAGTTTCACACCTGATTT AAATGTCTTTCAAGATATCGTGCATAGAGATACATTAGTAAAAGCCTTCCTGGATCAG ATCTTTCACCTGAAGCCTGGCTTGTCTCTAAGGAGTACTTTCCTTGCACAATTTCTGCTAGTCCTTCACAGAAAAGCCTTAACTTTAATAAAGTACATAGAGGATGACAC gcaaaaaggcaaaaaaccttTTAAGTCTCTTCGTAGCTTAAAGATAGATCTTGACTTGACAGCAGAGGGCGATCTTAACATAATAATGGCTTTGGCTGAGAAGATTAAACCAGGTCTACACTCCTTTATCTTTGGGAGGCCGTTCTACACTAGTGTACAAGAACGTGACATGCTCATGACATTTTAA